A window of the Plasmodium knowlesi strain H genome assembly, chromosome: 2 genome harbors these coding sequences:
- a CDS encoding SICAvar, type II: MDEFEYFAEFIQKWLAQRGANNMKAEVLLQRVKEKVKDMLDDMVERADHEEKLCNQQGQDGQPILKDPKEKNLCKILIRLFYCIARLRQRGEGGGAKKTWIWEKIVMKDPTEEHVQDYLRCIIGKILIVKILAAQCDPSRVVQIVKGAIGENIEKNNAQEEHNKCKGMDFKSLSIGQKFFWAEIRGSIEEDTKEEGETIKELIKQEGCKNGEEEKLKNIADLLGLSDGSQLQHLSTDSNTWSSGALAKALCYIQKGKQGIHDIEGIFKGMHDQKDRKDQGLVTRSGGSPGGISASIHDECEQFEDTLSSRPSSSVSSVDASPVSSGAVGPNGGAGGAQTTAPAATEAQAQLSPAPSTPTSDSSSSSSSSSSSSSSYSGAEPTAPGGGGGGGSSGGGSGGSLPAGNAGQGPGQGPGPPQQPPPPPPPQQQQPPLVVPPAPVPAPFNGGGTGSGTPPTAAGAAAPGSPARAGGAEGAGVLGGLVPGAGGVVPGVPKVGGVPGIGTPAAAPATGTPPGLGGAAGAGDPGGVAGVGTPAAEEPSGAVTTTSNGPSAGQIFRAVGRGISNILGSIFSNALSPLVNITTVPSGLLDSVSRSAGPVIKQAAEAQEAAKAEAAAKAEAAAKAQEAAKAEAAAKAEAAAKAQEAAKAEAAAEAAPAPVNGGSADSGTSPTSHSGTAAAPGPAAGGDGTGGGGGGSSGSGSGGSTSTGAGQGPGQSPDSLAPLPPPPPPPQPQPQPPPVAPAAAAAAAPAKVPDGGGVSSLGGVSGAGAIGRPHRTPKAVGTPPRPKVVEWDIRNVKDVIIPYIPIIPVVLGVSVFGFLFFKYFGFSGRQKRRSRRAPQIPRSPPPLEEHMEKGALTISYAPSQYYMVRRRHPLFSAERERAKKHILKGISEKTVIHVHLEALNEYKNQEPNYGSPPLMDKVDFLQIIVEEFMGSA, from the exons ATGGATGAATTTGAGTACTTTGCAGAATTCATACAAAAATGGTTAGCCCAGAGAGGAGCAAATAATATGAAAGCG GAGGTTTTATTACaaagagtaaaagaaaaggtgaaAGATATGCTCGACGATATGGTGGAAAGAGCAGACCACGAGGAGAAACTCTGTAACCAGCAGGGCCAGGACGGACAACCAATATTGAAGGAtccgaaggagaaaaatttgtGTAAAATTCTAATCAGATTATTCTACTGCATAGCTCGATTAAgacaaaggggggagggaggtGGAGCGAAGAAAACGTGgatatgggaaaaaatagtGATGAAGGATCCAACGGAGGAACATGTACAAGATTATTTAAGATGTATAATAGGAAAAATACTTATCGTAAAAATTTTAGCAGCACAATGTGATCCAAGTAGAGTGGTTCAAATTGTGAAGGGGGCAATAGGCGAGAACATAGAGAAGAATAATGCACAGGAGGAACATAATAAATGTAAAGGAATGGATTTTAAAAGTTTAAGCATTGGGcagaaatttttttgggCAGAAATAAGGGGGTCCATAGAGGAGGATACgaaggaggaaggggaaactATTAAGGAATTAATAAAGCAAGAAGGATGTAAAAATggcgaagaggaaaaattgaagaatatTGCAGATCTACTCGGCTTAAGTGATGGGAGCCAGCTGCAGCACTTGAGCACTGATAGTAATACGTGGTCAAGTGGAGCATTGGCCAAAGCGCTATGTTATATACAGAAGGGTAAGCAAGGAATTCATGACATAGAGGGAATATTTAAGGGAATGCATGATCAGAAAGACAGAAAAGATCAGGGACTAGTAACAAGGTCTGGGGGAAGTCCAGGGGGCATCAGTGCAAGTATTCATGACGAGTGCGAACAATTTGAGGACACTTTATCATCAAGACCCTCCAGTTCCGTCTCCTCTGTGGACGCATCACCAGTCTCGTCAGGGGCTGTAGGTCCTAATGGTGGAGCCGGAGGAGCACAAACAACAGCTCCCGCAGCAACTGAAGCCCAGGCGCAACTCTCACCAGCACCCTCCACTCCGACGTCAGATTCGagttcctcttcctccagtAGTTCAAGTTCCAGTTCCAGTTACTCTGGAGCCGAACCCACAGCTCCTGGTGGTGGCGGGGGAGGTGGATCCTCTGGAGGTGGTAGTGGTGGCAGTTTACCTGCTGGTAATGCTGGTCAAGGACCAGGTCAAGGTCCTGGTCCCCCACAACAACCACCCCCCCCACCTCCGCCACAACAACAGCAACCTCCTCTTGTCGTTCCACCAGCCCCTGTTCCCGCTCCTTTTAATGGTGGAGGTACTGGTTCTGGTACACCCCCAACCGCAGCAGGGGCTGCTGCTCCAGGATCTCCTGCTAGGGCTGGTGGTGCTGAAGGGGCCGGGGTACTGGGTGGTTTAGTACCAGGTGCTGGTGGGGTTGTACCTGGTGTTCCAAAGGTAGGTGGTGTCCCGGGGATTGGTACTCCAGCAGCTGCACCTGCGACTGGTACTCCTCCTGGTCTAGGTGGTGCTGCTGGTGCTGGTGATCCAGGTGGTGTTGCTGGTGTTGGTACTCCGGCGGCGGAAGAACCGAGTGGTGCTGTGACTACAACAAGTAATGGACCTTCTGCTGGTCAAATATTTCGCGCTGTAGGAAGAGGAATTTCTAACATATTGGGCTCAATATTTTCAAATGCACTGTCCCCCCTTGTAAATATCACCACAGTTCCCTCCGGCCTTCTCGATTCAGTTTCCCGTTCAGCTGGTCCCGTTATAAAGCAAGCTGCAGAAGCTCAAGAAGCTGCAAAAGCTGAAGCAGCTGCAAAAGCTGAAGCAGCTGCAAAAGCTCAAGAAGCTGCAAAAGCTGAAGCAGCTGCAAAAGCTGAAGCAGCTGCAAAAGCTCAAGAAGCTGCAAAAGCTGAAGCAGCTGCAGAAGCTGCTCCTGCTCCCGTTAATGGTGGAAGCGCCGATTCTGGTACTTCACCAACTTCTCATAGTGGTACTGCTGCTGCTCCGGGACCTGCTGCTGGGGGCGATGGTACCGGTGGTGGAGGAGGTGGATCTTCTGGAAGTGGTAGTGGTGGTAGCACTAGTACTGGTGCTGGTCAGGGACCAGGTCAAAGTCCTGATTCACTAGCTCCACTACCACCCCCACCCCCACCTCCGCAACCACAACCACAACCTCCTCCTGTCGCTCCGGCAGCAGCTGCTGCGGCAGCTCCAGCAAAGGTTCCAGATGGTGGTGGCGTTAGTAGTTTGGGTGGTGTGTCAGGAGCTGGTGCAATAGGACGCCCGCACAGGACACCCAAAGCAGTTGGAACTCCACCTCGACCGAAAGTTGTAGAATGGGATATAAGGAATGTGAAGGATGTTATCATCCCCTATATTCCAATAATTCCTGTTGTATTAGGTGTTTCTGTAtttggtttccttttttttaag TATTTTGGATTTTCTGGTCGGCAAAAACGACGTTCCCGACGTGCGCCACAAATCCCGAGGAGTCCTCCCCCTTTGGAAGAACATATGGAAAAAGGCGCTCTAACCATATCATATGCACCTTCTCAGTATTATATGGTTAGAAGACGCCATCCTCTATTTAGTGCGGAAAGGGAGCGAGCAAAAAAACATATCTTAAAAGGAATAAGCGAAAAAACTGTTATTCATGTTCACTTGGAGGCACTAAATGAATACAAGAACCAAGAACCAAACTATGGGTCGCCGCCATTAATGGATAAAGtcgattttcttcaaatcatCGTGGAGGAATTTATGGGATCCGCATAA
- a CDS encoding tryptophan-rich antigen — MIQCGRKTGGCALQRSIQSEGDKRHHNGKTVSSTCEENSTDGKKTRRSSFFTKRTAMLFFVAAYIFLKHQDDAPRYGVSTLLQVRNQVGRILRTNEENAPMEEEEELGGEVYDNYKEIHRHNQHAYESPEEEKYSDNEKEKEQTVHDKIQIKIPRDEFVNESIPILDTQWKNLPNVDIEGKNALYPLKPEDLEKEVSKFTDWNAFKRSLEEDWEKLEVKLCESSKWLMQKKNNEWSNWIQLVKSKWSVHGKVPNEEELDGSVVEPDWSYGTWGSCFKTQVYPRINSQLKNWLDDTHSNLFKFLVKGLVEVEDRKIKGWLMYHWKMNEEDDDYKTFGIMPTAKFLNLAQSRQWYHDNPHIDKQRRELMLWFSHRENEYLGPEWENWTYWKNEKINAVKLLCAELSRGCMAEGKWKGEEDDGAGEEETKEELTEGEKPVEMKEKEEAKEEVKEEVKKEIKEEVKEEIKEEVKEEIKEDVKEEIKEEVKDKTAGFPLKPEDLVAAVPKFTDWNTFKQILENDWEGFKNKLNETRERWMQKSNDEWASWIHSVENKWSEYNQVPTKKGNTPALKKQDCKDSRWKKWFNTKVKFGIHSKLEKWLDDTHSNLFKILLKDTKQFKGEKIKEWLVYHWKINEGGFDYKAYEALPTLKFLHLALSRKWYSANPNIDKEIGELMSWFYHKENEYLGQEWEKLAHWKNEKVDVINSMCARGSIYNTPKRIKIE, encoded by the exons ATGATACAGTGCGGAAGAAAAACAGGTGGCTGCGCTCTCCAAAGATCGATCCAATCCGAAGGTGATAAAAGACACCATAATGGCAAAACAGTTTCATCCACTTGTGAAGAAAACAGTACAGATGGAAAGAAAACACGACGATCGTCTTTTTTCACTAAAAGAACTGCTATGCTCTTCTTTGTTGCTGCGTATATTTTCCTAAAG CACCAGGATGATGCTCCAAGATACGGTGTGAGTACTTTATTACAAGTACGTAATCAGGTAGGTAGAATTTTAAggacaaatgaagaaaacgcTCCaatggaagaggaggaggaattaGGAGGGGAAGTTTATGACAACTACAAGGAAATCCAtagacacaaccaacacgcCTATGAAAGCcctgaagaagaaaaatattctgacaatgaaaaggaaaaagaacaaacagtACATGataaaatacaaataaaaataccaAGGGATGAATTCGTTAATGAGAGCATTCCTATTCTAGACACGCAATGGAAAAACCTTCCGAATGTAGacatagaaggaaaaaatgcactaTACCCATTGAAACCCGAAGATTTAGAAAAGGAAGTTTCAAAATTCACAGATTGGAACGCATTCAAGCGAAGCTTAGAAGAGGATTGGGAAAAGTTAGAAGTGAAATTATGTGAATCAAGTAAATGGTtaatgcaaaagaaaaataatgaatggTCTAACTGGATCCAGTTAGTTAAAAGTAAATGGTCAGTACATGGTAAAGttccaaatgaagaagaactgGATGGATCTGTGGTAGAACCAGATTGGAGCTACGGGACATGGGGTTCATGTTTTAAAACACAAGTATATCCCAGAATTAACTCACAACTGAAAAATTGGTTAGATGACACTCAttctaatttatttaaatttcttGTTAAAGGTTTAGTAGAAGTTGAAGACAGGAAAATCAAAGGGTGGTTAATGTACCACTGGAAAATGAAcgaagaggatgatgatTATAAAACGTTTGGAATTATGCCAACagcgaaatttttaaatttagctCAGTCTCGACAATGGTACCATGACAATCCGCATATAGATAAACAAAGAAGAGAACTCATGTTATGGTTTTCCCATAGAGAAAACGAATATTTAGGACCAGAATGGGAAAACTGGACTTATTGGAAGAATGAGAAAATTAATGCAGTTAAATTATTGTGTGCAGAATTATCCAGAGGATGCATGGCGGagggaaaatggaaaggagaagaagatgatggtgcaggggaagaagaaacaaaagaggAACTAACAGAAGGAGAGAAGCCAgtggaaatgaaagaaaaagaagaagcaaaggaagaagtaaaggaggaagtaaagaaagaaataaaggaggaagtaaaggaagaaataaaggaggaagtaaaggaagaaataaaggaggatgtaaaggaagaaataaaggaggaagtaaaggatAAAACCGCTGGGTTTCCATTGAAACCCGAAGATTTGGTAGCGGCAGTTCCCAAATTCACAGATTGGAACACATTCAAGCAAATCTTAGAGAATGATTGGGAGGGATTtaagaataaattaaatgaaaCAAGAGAAAGATGGATGCAAAAAAGTAATGATGAGTGGGCGAGCTGGATTCACTCAGTTGAAAATAAATGGTCAGAATATAATCAAGTcccaacaaaaaaaggaaacactcCAGCATTGAAAAAACAAGATTGTAAGGACAgtagatggaaaaaatggtttAACACAAAAGTAAAATTCGGAATTCAttcaaaattggaaaaatggtTGGACGACACTCAttctaatttatttaaaattcttCTTAAAGATACAAAACAATTTAAAGGCGAGAAAATCAAGGAATGGTTAGTGTACCACTGGAAAATCAACGAGGGAGGCTTCGATTATAAAGCGTATGAAGCTCTACCAACACtgaaatttttacatttagcTCTGTCTCGAAAATGGTACAGTGCAAATCCTAATATAGATAAAGAAATAGGAGAACTTATGTCGTGGTTTTATCATAAAGAGAACGAATATTTAGGACAAGAATGGGAAAAGTTGGCTCATTGGAAGAATGAGAAAGTTGATGTAATTAATTCAATGTGTGCACGCGGAAGTATCTACAATACGCCTAAACGAATTAAAATAGAATGa
- a CDS encoding tryptophan-rich antigen, whose product MKHIFSSSCLCTLLYIFSSSWLVSGAAPSAKDHFPELGNTPGEKALQLRSPGNQLRQYENRNSDEGHVKKWIGELNQDFNQFKDIKFKEIEKTEKQKEEAWDHWLTHLEPEWVTFSNFIEEKKKRWIQKKEEDWNLWIKDMEHRWVNYKKKKDRKFLSKYRDGTLDCTEREWNIMMKREIEECMIADYKKWMRDAEDNLHKWISKDIDIWKRKKFDEWLNVEWKKEEDTYWSRDENIPYGDTMNPLFSVIKKSFDMYNARKKKEQEHWNKLIENIGKTLTNKKFNEWENMKRSKSTYYSQWMDFFLQECLTSRVRGHRSNYY is encoded by the exons ATGAAGCacatattttcctcttcctgttTATGTACCcttctttacattttctcctcctcctggCTCGTCAGCGGGGCTGCACCT AGCGCCAAAGACCATTTCCCCGAGCTTGGAAATACCCCAGGGGAAAAAGCGCTTCAATTAAGATCGCCCGGCAACCAGTTAAGGCAATATGAAAACAGGAATTCAGATGAAGGCCacgtgaaaaaatggataggAGAATTAAATCAAGATTTCAACCAGTTTAAAGATATAAAATTTAAGGAAAtcgaaaaaacagaaaaacaaaaggaggaagcaTGGGACCATTGGCTCACCCATCTGGAACCAGAATGGGTTACTTTTTCCAACtttattgaagaaaaaaaaaaaagatggatccagaaaaaggaagaagattgGAATTTATGGATAAAGGATATGGAACACAGATGGgttaattataaaaagaaaaaggacagGAAATTTCTATCCAAGTATAGAGACGGTACCTTAGATTGTACTGAGCGTGAATGGAACATCATgatgaaaagagaaatagAAGAATGTATGATCGCTGActataaaaaatggatgagGGATGCGGAAGATAATTTACATAAATGGATATCTAAAGATATTGATAtatggaagagaaaaaaatttgatgaaTGGTTAAATgtagaatggaaaaaagaagaagatacTTATTGGTCAAGGGATGAAAATATACCTTATGGAGATACCATGAACCCATTATTCtcagtaataaaaaaatccttcGATATGTACAATgccagaaaaaagaaagaacaggAACATTGGAACAAGCTAATCGAAAATATTGGAAAAACACTTACCAATAAAAAGTTCAATGAATGGGAAAACatgaaaagaagcaaaagcACTTATTATAGCCAGTGGAtggatttcttcctccaggAGTGCTTAACTTCCAGAGTTAGAGGGCATAGATCCAATTACTACTAA